The following coding sequences lie in one Rhodoflexus caldus genomic window:
- a CDS encoding redoxin domain-containing protein, with the protein MKKLLSSLWALLLLISAAQAQYERLKIQPAQPKQGEPVSITYTAANGPLKSASQLFIVAYAITADESNERINVKLTENNGIWQGTFTPPANTVGIFWDIRAGENADTNDGKGYYTLLTDKNGAFLPHAQGSMGVFYETTAVGLLRERNNAFANQLFEREMQQFPANKSPYVLHVMSNLLKGNKKEEAEKHMATFEALIRQSANFNTEREVTMAAQIARMLGKKEEADRLDAEVLQRFPTGQTVRENMFTEFRQAAEIDKKRAIFSNYRNKIGMDEKYSNMATMIAQEYFNNSQWQEGVQFVRSLPLEGQTLSVYVNAASALSQPKNAQYDLALSLTQSVIDLFQANLSNIASGGKPDGNAMLWGLYAKGVAGGALLQQGKAAEALPLLEAALSFAPVERMMGSVLSENHAQALAKAGDPAKALETIADMVRKNKSREVVKESLKIAYIRTKGSETGWEEYLKGIEAEAKKNMVAEIAAKMIDEPAPGFTLTNLAGETVSLEGLRGKVVVIDFWATWCGPCIASFPGMKKAQDSFKGRSDVQFLFINSWERVEDKKKQAGDFIAKKEYDFNVPMDEDNSVIGSYKVSGIPTKFVIDKQGRIRFKSIGYNGSTDLTAQEMQVMIDLLAEM; encoded by the coding sequence ATGAAAAAACTACTCTCTTCTCTGTGGGCATTGTTGCTGCTGATATCGGCGGCACAGGCGCAGTATGAACGCCTGAAAATTCAGCCTGCACAGCCCAAACAGGGCGAACCTGTCAGCATTACTTACACAGCCGCCAACGGCCCGCTCAAATCGGCTTCGCAATTGTTTATAGTTGCTTATGCGATTACTGCCGACGAATCCAATGAGCGCATCAATGTAAAATTGACAGAAAACAACGGCATTTGGCAAGGTACATTTACACCCCCTGCTAATACTGTGGGCATTTTTTGGGACATCAGAGCCGGCGAAAATGCCGACACCAACGACGGCAAGGGTTATTATACACTTCTTACGGACAAAAACGGTGCTTTCTTGCCTCATGCACAAGGCTCAATGGGCGTTTTCTATGAAACGACCGCTGTCGGCTTGCTTCGCGAAAGGAACAACGCCTTTGCCAATCAACTGTTTGAGCGCGAAATGCAGCAGTTTCCTGCCAACAAAAGCCCTTATGTATTGCATGTAATGAGCAATCTGTTGAAAGGCAACAAAAAAGAGGAGGCAGAAAAACACATGGCAACCTTTGAGGCATTGATACGGCAGTCTGCAAACTTTAACACCGAGCGCGAGGTTACGATGGCTGCACAAATAGCCCGTATGTTGGGCAAAAAAGAAGAGGCCGACCGATTGGATGCCGAGGTGTTGCAGCGCTTTCCTACCGGACAAACCGTTAGAGAAAATATGTTTACCGAGTTCCGTCAGGCTGCCGAAATAGATAAAAAACGCGCCATCTTTAGCAATTACCGCAATAAAATCGGCATGGATGAAAAGTATTCCAACATGGCAACCATGATTGCGCAGGAATACTTCAACAATTCGCAATGGCAGGAAGGCGTGCAGTTTGTACGCTCGCTGCCGTTGGAAGGGCAAACCTTGTCCGTATATGTCAATGCCGCTTCTGCATTGTCGCAACCCAAAAACGCACAATACGACTTGGCGCTGTCGCTGACGCAAAGCGTAATAGACCTTTTTCAGGCAAATCTCAGCAACATAGCGTCGGGCGGCAAACCCGACGGTAATGCCATGCTGTGGGGCTTGTATGCCAAGGGCGTTGCCGGCGGCGCACTCTTGCAACAGGGCAAAGCTGCCGAGGCTCTGCCGCTGCTGGAAGCCGCTTTATCTTTTGCTCCTGTTGAAAGAATGATGGGCAGTGTGCTCTCCGAAAACCATGCACAAGCCTTAGCCAAAGCAGGCGACCCCGCCAAAGCCTTGGAAACCATTGCCGATATGGTGCGCAAAAACAAAAGCAGAGAAGTTGTCAAAGAATCTTTGAAAATTGCCTACATCAGAACCAAAGGCAGCGAAACAGGCTGGGAGGAGTATCTGAAAGGGATAGAGGCAGAGGCAAAGAAAAACATGGTTGCAGAGATTGCCGCTAAAATGATTGACGAACCTGCCCCGGGCTTCACGCTGACCAACCTGGCCGGCGAAACCGTATCGCTGGAAGGATTGCGCGGCAAAGTGGTGGTGATTGACTTCTGGGCAACCTGGTGTGGCCCTTGCATCGCCTCTTTTCCCGGTATGAAAAAAGCGCAAGACAGCTTCAAAGGCCGCAGTGATGTCCAGTTCCTATTCATCAACAGTTGGGAGCGCGTGGAAGACAAGAAAAAGCAGGCAGGCGACTTCATCGCCAAAAAGGAATATGACTTCAACGTACCCATGGACGAAGACAACAGCGTTATCGGCTCTTATAAGGTAAGCGGCATCCCGACTAAGTTTGTAATAGACAAACAAGGTCGCATCCGCTTCAAAAGCATAGGCTACAACGGCTCCACCGACCTGACCGCACAGGAAATGCAGGTGATGATTGATTTGTTGGCGGAGATGTAA
- a CDS encoding C2 domain-containing protein: MKKLIPLVALWLMLGGCNLPSAVVTPPPKGITRFQLNISYAEIAERTEKNERWDVGVTEEQMAPDAYYIVSIAGRQVYKSATSDNKYITQWLEKSDVIDMKPAEKITISFYDYDYSIARTGMLSNQDDFIGAIELSIDELIQGAKSGKEFSGGQIKKCRISLHSLYR; this comes from the coding sequence ATGAAAAAATTAATTCCCTTAGTTGCCTTGTGGCTGATGTTAGGAGGCTGTAACTTGCCCTCAGCCGTTGTTACACCGCCACCCAAGGGCATTACCCGCTTTCAATTGAACATCAGCTATGCGGAAATAGCCGAACGCACCGAAAAAAACGAACGCTGGGACGTGGGTGTAACCGAAGAACAAATGGCTCCCGATGCTTATTATATCGTTAGCATTGCCGGGCGGCAAGTCTATAAATCGGCCACTTCCGACAATAAATATATTACCCAATGGTTAGAAAAATCGGACGTGATAGACATGAAACCGGCCGAAAAAATCACCATCAGCTTCTATGACTATGACTACTCCATTGCCCGTACAGGCATGTTGAGCAATCAGGATGATTTCATCGGAGCAATTGAATTAAGCATTGATGAGCTGATTCAGGGTGCCAAGTCGGGGAAGGAATTCAGCGGCGGCCAAATAAAAAAATGCCGCATCAGTTTGCACAGCCTGTACCGATAA
- a CDS encoding TerB family tellurite resistance protein, translating into MNKESIFENLIALATADGQLSPDEQKMLQKKAAELGLNYNDYAAQIQAALAGTPAETQIIDREKQKGDDFEKYIVRKFDKKYFTLLEWSSDKYTAGVYAKNIFHLDLKLQFKLNNTVKVFAVECKYRSGYYKNGIEWCKIHQFNGYKKFAMETRIPVFVALGVGGTADNPEDLYILPLEKVSDIFLTKEVLFPFKKFKPQERNLFFDLQKEVLK; encoded by the coding sequence TTGAACAAGGAATCAATATTTGAAAACCTCATTGCGCTGGCCACTGCCGACGGTCAGTTGTCCCCCGACGAACAAAAAATGTTGCAGAAAAAAGCAGCCGAATTAGGTTTGAATTATAACGACTATGCGGCGCAGATTCAGGCAGCACTTGCGGGCACTCCTGCCGAAACCCAAATCATAGACAGAGAAAAACAAAAAGGCGATGACTTTGAAAAGTATATCGTCCGCAAGTTTGATAAAAAATACTTCACATTGTTAGAGTGGTCGAGCGATAAATATACCGCCGGTGTGTATGCAAAAAATATATTCCACCTCGACCTAAAATTGCAATTTAAATTGAACAATACCGTTAAAGTATTTGCCGTAGAGTGTAAATACCGCAGCGGTTACTATAAAAACGGCATTGAGTGGTGCAAAATCCATCAGTTCAATGGGTATAAAAAATTTGCCATGGAAACGCGCATACCGGTGTTTGTGGCGCTTGGCGTAGGCGGTACAGCAGACAATCCGGAGGACTTGTATATTCTGCCATTGGAAAAAGTATCAGATATTTTTTTAACCAAAGAAGTCTTATTTCCTTTTAAAAAATTCAAGCCACAGGAGCGCAACCTATTTTTTGATTTACAAAAAGAGGTTTTAAAATAA
- the rfaE1 gene encoding D-glycero-beta-D-manno-heptose-7-phosphate kinase gives MIVEFPNPSPRLLVVGDLMIDHYLWGSCNRISPEAPVQVIDIERESCILGGAGNVVNNLLALGAQVTVASVIGKDANGELLQNLLQQAGADARFLITSETRKTSRKSRLMAAHQQVVRYDSETKAAITSEEEAQLLASLLPALQQFDVVLLSDYGKGVLTDKVCQEIIQSCRAHNIKVLIDPKGTDYSKYKGAYLITPNRKEAAAATGLSLHNNEQLLLAGRQLKQSLALAYAIITLSEAGMAYFDEEMHLIPTQAKDVYDVTGAGDTVLAALGFALANNKPLAEACHFANYAAAVVVAKVGSATATLGEIEAFIASTGKSEGSETFIKSWEEIGRLVQQLKKSGKKIVFTNGCFDILHLGHVKYLEKARSFGDVLIVGVNTDESVRRLKGPERPVNTEFDRAYLLAALSAVDYVVLFGEDTPYDLIRLIRPDVLVKGGDYTGKEVVGSDIAGEVRLVDFVQGKSTTSVIEKMRKQG, from the coding sequence ATGATTGTAGAATTTCCAAATCCTTCGCCGCGCCTGCTGGTGGTCGGCGATTTGATGATAGACCATTACCTCTGGGGAAGTTGCAACCGTATATCGCCCGAAGCTCCTGTGCAAGTGATTGATATTGAGCGCGAAAGTTGCATTTTAGGCGGTGCGGGAAATGTTGTAAACAACCTCCTTGCATTAGGCGCACAGGTAACTGTTGCCTCCGTTATCGGCAAAGATGCCAACGGAGAGCTGCTGCAAAACCTGTTGCAGCAAGCCGGTGCCGATGCCCGCTTTCTAATTACTTCGGAAACGCGCAAAACCAGCCGTAAAAGCCGCCTGATGGCTGCCCACCAACAGGTAGTTCGCTACGACAGCGAAACAAAAGCCGCCATTACATCGGAAGAAGAAGCCCAATTGCTTGCCTCATTACTGCCTGCATTGCAGCAGTTTGACGTGGTGCTGCTTTCCGACTACGGGAAGGGAGTTTTAACCGACAAGGTTTGTCAAGAAATTATTCAAAGTTGCCGTGCTCATAATATTAAAGTGCTGATTGACCCCAAAGGAACGGATTACAGCAAATACAAAGGCGCATACCTGATTACGCCCAACCGCAAAGAAGCAGCCGCAGCAACGGGGCTTTCGTTGCACAACAACGAACAACTGCTGCTTGCAGGTCGGCAACTCAAACAATCCTTAGCACTTGCCTATGCCATCATTACGCTTTCGGAAGCGGGGATGGCTTATTTTGATGAAGAAATGCACCTCATTCCCACACAGGCAAAAGATGTGTATGACGTTACGGGTGCAGGCGATACGGTACTCGCCGCCCTTGGTTTTGCGCTTGCCAACAACAAGCCACTGGCCGAAGCCTGTCATTTTGCCAACTATGCCGCTGCGGTGGTAGTTGCCAAAGTGGGCAGCGCCACGGCTACACTGGGCGAAATTGAGGCCTTTATTGCTTCCACGGGAAAATCGGAAGGCAGCGAAACATTCATCAAATCGTGGGAAGAAATCGGCAGGTTGGTGCAGCAACTGAAAAAGAGCGGTAAAAAAATCGTTTTTACCAATGGTTGTTTTGACATCCTGCATTTGGGGCATGTCAAATATTTGGAGAAAGCCCGCAGTTTTGGCGATGTGCTCATTGTGGGCGTAAATACCGACGAATCGGTACGCCGCCTGAAAGGCCCCGAAAGACCGGTTAATACAGAGTTTGACCGCGCCTATCTGCTGGCAGCACTCAGTGCGGTGGACTATGTGGTGCTGTTCGGTGAAGACACGCCCTACGACCTGATTCGCCTGATTCGCCCCGATGTGCTGGTCAAAGGCGGCGACTATACAGGCAAGGAAGTAGTTGGCAGCGATATTGCCGGAGAGGTGCGTCTGGTGGACTTTGTACAAGGCAAAAGCACCACCTCGGTTATTGAAAAAATGCGAAAACAGGGGTAA
- a CDS encoding NYN domain-containing protein — protein MQDKLIRIGVFYDGNYFWQVSNYYAYSHARKKRLSIPGLHEFIRHQVAEEEGSDVRLCQIVDAHYFRGRLNAYDASQRGDMIFWDRVFDDVLMNEGVNTHYMPLKNTYDGQRQQEKGIDVWLALEAYEMAVYKKFNVIVLVASDGDYVPLIRKLNTLGTRVMVLSWDFEYTTDTGQRHVTRTSQDLLEEVTYPIAMHEIIDNRVRRNDPLINNLFVNTELKKPVSGKPVTAPVNVNDGEILSLKNGYGFIKYPPNNLFFHYSTLIDTDFNDLQVGDKVEFTIERGAEGQEIAKNVRIIAPDDSNNIGNTFESDDINHTDHDE, from the coding sequence ATGCAAGACAAACTCATTCGGATAGGCGTATTCTACGATGGCAACTATTTTTGGCAAGTAAGCAACTACTATGCATATTCACACGCAAGAAAAAAACGCCTCAGTATTCCCGGATTACATGAATTTATCCGTCATCAGGTAGCAGAAGAAGAAGGCAGCGACGTTCGCCTGTGCCAGATTGTGGATGCACACTATTTCAGAGGCCGACTGAATGCCTACGATGCCAGCCAGCGCGGCGATATGATTTTTTGGGACAGAGTATTTGACGATGTGCTGATGAACGAAGGGGTAAATACCCACTACATGCCGCTGAAAAACACCTACGACGGCCAACGACAACAGGAAAAAGGCATTGATGTATGGCTCGCTTTGGAAGCCTACGAAATGGCTGTTTACAAAAAGTTCAACGTGATTGTGCTTGTGGCCTCCGATGGCGACTATGTGCCGCTTATCCGCAAACTGAATACGCTGGGCACGCGAGTGATGGTATTGAGTTGGGACTTTGAATATACGACCGACACCGGACAGCGCCACGTTACTCGCACTTCGCAAGACCTGCTCGAGGAAGTAACGTATCCTATTGCGATGCACGAAATTATTGACAACCGTGTGCGCCGCAACGACCCGCTGATTAACAATCTGTTTGTCAATACGGAACTGAAAAAGCCTGTTTCAGGCAAGCCCGTTACCGCACCCGTAAACGTCAATGATGGCGAAATTTTGAGCCTTAAAAACGGCTACGGCTTTATTAAATATCCGCCCAACAACCTGTTTTTTCACTACTCTACCTTGATTGACACCGATTTTAACGACTTACAGGTTGGCGATAAAGTAGAGTTTACCATAGAGCGCGGCGCAGAAGGGCAGGAAATTGCCAAAAATGTGCGCATCATCGCGCCCGACGATAGTAATAATATCGGCAACACATTTGAATCGGACGACATCAACCACACCGACCACGACGAATAA
- a CDS encoding D-sedoheptulose 7-phosphate isomerase, whose amino-acid sequence MDFQQLVARELQSHVETIAQVQATLSADIQKAAEMVTQTIIGGCKILLFGNGGSAADAQHIAAEFTGRFVKERRGLPAIALTTDTSALTAIGNDYGYDRVFERQVEALARPGDLLIGITTSGNSPNVLLALAKGRAMGCQTLALTGKDGGKASQTADLNIVVPSQVTARIQEMHILIGHILCAAVDEIA is encoded by the coding sequence ATGGATTTTCAACAGTTGGTAGCACGCGAATTGCAATCGCATGTGGAAACAATCGCACAGGTGCAGGCTACCCTATCTGCCGACATACAAAAAGCTGCCGAGATGGTTACTCAAACCATCATCGGCGGCTGTAAAATATTGCTGTTTGGAAACGGCGGCAGTGCGGCCGATGCCCAACATATCGCCGCCGAGTTTACGGGGCGTTTCGTGAAAGAACGCCGCGGGCTGCCCGCCATTGCGCTGACCACCGATACCTCCGCACTCACCGCCATTGGCAACGACTACGGCTACGACCGAGTGTTTGAGCGGCAGGTGGAAGCCCTTGCCCGACCGGGTGATTTGCTCATTGGCATCACTACCAGTGGCAACAGCCCCAACGTGTTGCTGGCATTGGCCAAAGGGCGCGCGATGGGCTGCCAAACCCTTGCACTCACGGGCAAAGACGGCGGTAAAGCCTCCCAAACGGCCGACCTGAATATTGTTGTTCCCTCGCAGGTAACGGCGCGTATTCAGGAAATGCACATCTTGATAGGGCACATTCTGTGCGCTGCGGTAGATGAAATTGCTTGA
- the gmd gene encoding GDP-mannose 4,6-dehydratase, with the protein MKKALITGITGQDGAYLADLLLAKGYEVHGIKRRSSLFNTQRIDHIYQDPHEAGRRFILHYGDLTDSTNIIRVVQEVQPDEIYNLGAMSHVKVSFDTPEYTANVDALGTLRILEAVRILGLTEKTRIYQASTSELYGLVQEVPQTEKTPFYPRSPYGVAKIYGYWITVNYRESYNMFACNGILFNHESPLRGETFVTRKITRGAARIALGLQDIIYLGNLDAQRDWGHAKDYVEAMWLMLQQPKPDDYVIATGITTRIREFARLVFAEMGIDIEFSGSGVNEVGKVAACRNPEFQLPAGKTVIAVDPRYFRPTEVDLLIGDASKFKSHTGWEPRHSLADLIKDMVEADLALFRKDKYLLKGGHRIFQLHE; encoded by the coding sequence ATGAAAAAAGCCCTTATTACAGGCATTACCGGCCAAGATGGCGCATATTTAGCCGACTTACTGCTTGCCAAAGGCTACGAAGTCCATGGCATTAAAAGGCGCAGCTCGTTGTTTAACACACAACGCATTGACCATATTTACCAAGACCCGCACGAAGCAGGCAGACGGTTCATTCTCCACTACGGCGACCTGACCGATTCTACTAACATTATCCGCGTGGTGCAAGAAGTGCAGCCCGATGAAATCTACAACCTCGGCGCAATGAGCCACGTAAAAGTGAGCTTTGATACACCCGAATACACGGCCAATGTGGATGCCCTCGGCACGTTGCGGATTCTGGAAGCGGTGCGCATTTTGGGACTGACTGAAAAAACCCGCATCTATCAGGCGTCTACTTCCGAACTGTACGGGTTGGTACAAGAAGTACCTCAAACCGAAAAAACGCCGTTTTATCCGCGCTCGCCTTATGGGGTGGCCAAAATCTACGGCTACTGGATTACGGTCAATTATCGCGAATCGTATAACATGTTTGCCTGCAACGGCATTTTGTTCAACCACGAAAGCCCGCTGCGCGGCGAAACGTTCGTAACACGCAAAATCACGCGCGGAGCAGCACGCATCGCGCTCGGTTTGCAAGACATCATCTACTTAGGCAACTTAGACGCTCAGCGCGACTGGGGACATGCCAAAGACTATGTGGAAGCCATGTGGCTCATGCTGCAACAGCCCAAACCCGACGACTACGTAATAGCCACAGGTATTACCACCCGCATCCGCGAGTTTGCAAGGCTCGTTTTTGCCGAGATGGGCATTGACATTGAATTTTCGGGCAGTGGCGTAAATGAGGTCGGAAAAGTAGCCGCCTGCCGCAATCCGGAGTTTCAGTTGCCCGCAGGCAAAACCGTTATTGCCGTTGACCCGCGCTATTTCCGCCCGACAGAAGTGGACTTGCTCATTGGCGATGCAAGTAAATTTAAAAGCCACACCGGCTGGGAGCCACGCCACAGCTTGGCAGACCTGATTAAGGACATGGTAGAAGCGGACTTGGCACTGTTCCGCAAAGACAAATATTTGCTCAAAGGAGGGCATCGGATTTTCCAGTTACATGAATAA
- the fcl gene encoding GDP-L-fucose synthase, whose protein sequence is MNKSDKIYVAGHRGMVGSAIVRRLQAEGFNNLVLRTSAELDLTQQQAVADFFAAEKPDYVFMAAAKVGGIVANNTYRAQFIYENLMIQNNVIHQSYLHGVKKLLFLGSSCIYPKLAPQPLKEEYLLTGLLEPTNEPYAIAKIAGIKMCDAYRAQYGCRFISAMPTNLYGPNDNYHPQNSHVLPALLRKIHTAKTEGLPEVEIWGTGTPRRELMHVDDLADACLFLMKNYDEEGFVNVGTGEDITISELAQLICRIAGYEGHLRYNTAQPDGTPRKLMDVSKLHSLGWRHSISLTDGIRSVYQAQEWMQLA, encoded by the coding sequence ATGAATAAATCGGATAAAATTTACGTTGCCGGCCATCGGGGTATGGTCGGTTCTGCCATTGTGCGCAGGTTGCAGGCAGAAGGATTCAACAACTTGGTGCTGCGCACTTCCGCGGAGTTAGATTTAACGCAACAACAGGCCGTAGCCGATTTTTTTGCTGCTGAAAAGCCCGACTATGTATTTATGGCAGCCGCCAAAGTAGGCGGCATTGTGGCCAACAATACCTACCGCGCTCAATTTATCTATGAAAACCTGATGATTCAGAACAATGTGATTCATCAGAGTTATTTGCATGGCGTTAAAAAACTGCTGTTTTTGGGCTCTTCCTGCATCTATCCTAAGTTGGCACCGCAACCGCTCAAAGAGGAATATCTGCTCACCGGTTTGTTGGAGCCTACCAACGAACCCTACGCCATTGCAAAAATTGCGGGTATTAAAATGTGCGATGCCTACCGCGCACAATACGGCTGCCGTTTTATTTCGGCAATGCCTACCAACCTCTACGGCCCTAACGACAACTACCACCCGCAAAATTCGCACGTACTGCCCGCGCTTTTGCGCAAAATTCACACCGCCAAAACCGAAGGGTTGCCCGAAGTGGAAATATGGGGCACAGGCACACCACGCCGCGAACTGATGCACGTGGACGACTTGGCCGATGCCTGCCTGTTCCTTATGAAAAATTACGATGAGGAGGGATTCGTTAATGTGGGTACAGGAGAAGACATTACCATCAGCGAACTTGCCCAACTGATTTGTCGCATTGCCGGCTATGAAGGCCACCTGCGCTACAATACCGCCCAACCCGACGGAACACCGCGCAAATTGATGGATGTCAGCAAGTTGCACAGTCTGGGGTGGCGGCATAGCATCTCACTGACCGACGGCATCCGCAGCGTTTATCAGGCACAGGAGTGGATGCAGTTGGCATAG
- a CDS encoding histidine kinase dimerization/phospho-acceptor domain-containing protein, producing MEQQQLKLESNITQALLIGLIVGNAVYVGRDIAVSDYSLLTWGSIALILLSVSGIYLIRAHNLFSKIYFPILLIIHAMHVAIFFYINGFSSTLALDFINIGFVIMFAGAGWERRILAAIFMVSLIGLLLYQAFGPVITDYYNDNIVMDTIIHIGVSLYLAYAIKKEYTNFQYEVEKANKELSTSNEELQSANEEITLLNEQLEEEVQRKSNEAHERRLRLIHYASKNAHEVRAPLVRIMGVMEILRMEIPQDPAELRYLIHLIDSNAKEMNSILTEISRVLDEGDS from the coding sequence TTGGAACAGCAACAGTTAAAATTAGAAAGCAACATTACGCAGGCGCTTTTAATAGGTCTGATAGTGGGCAACGCTGTGTATGTAGGCCGGGACATTGCGGTTTCCGATTACTCTCTGCTTACTTGGGGCAGCATCGCACTGATACTATTGAGCGTATCCGGCATTTATCTGATTCGTGCTCACAATCTTTTTTCAAAAATATATTTCCCGATTCTGTTGATTATTCATGCTATGCATGTAGCTATTTTTTTCTACATCAACGGCTTCAGTAGCACGCTGGCATTGGATTTTATCAATATCGGGTTTGTTATCATGTTTGCGGGTGCAGGTTGGGAACGACGCATATTGGCTGCCATTTTTATGGTTTCCCTAATCGGTTTGCTGCTCTATCAGGCTTTTGGCCCTGTCATTACCGATTATTACAACGATAATATCGTAATGGATACCATTATCCACATAGGCGTGTCGCTCTATCTGGCCTATGCCATCAAAAAAGAATATACAAACTTTCAATATGAAGTTGAAAAAGCCAACAAAGAGTTGAGTACCAGCAACGAAGAATTGCAAAGTGCCAATGAAGAAATCACCTTACTCAACGAGCAGTTAGAAGAGGAAGTTCAACGCAAAAGCAACGAAGCACATGAACGCCGCCTGCGCCTGATTCACTATGCCTCTAAGAATGCTCATGAAGTGCGTGCGCCATTAGTGCGCATTATGGGTGTGATGGAAATTCTGCGAATGGAAATCCCCCAAGACCCTGCCGAGCTGCGCTACCTGATTCATTTGATAGACAGCAATGCCAAAGAAATGAACAGTATATTAACCGAAATCAGCAGGGTTTTGGATGAGGGGGATTCTTAG
- a CDS encoding DUF3828 domain-containing protein, which produces MKNIFFIAFLAVGLLFACGQSPDKPAEEATAQALPDSAATEKTIHDFYTWYAANDTILYKINFTDDSGEHLALNEERLSAYLAQFKASGCISDELIANETRFYRACAKLWQNEPKDEVPSGLGADRWLCAQDYVAPYNTGKVTSVIDGNRAQAKLTLSDGNYSTDFTYEMVKENGKWLIAKLGCDSGVAY; this is translated from the coding sequence ATGAAAAACATCTTTTTTATTGCTTTTTTAGCAGTAGGGCTACTGTTTGCCTGCGGGCAATCGCCTGACAAACCTGCCGAAGAAGCTACGGCGCAAGCCTTGCCCGACAGTGCAGCCACTGAAAAAACCATCCACGATTTTTACACTTGGTATGCAGCCAACGATACCATCTTGTACAAAATCAACTTCACCGATGATTCGGGCGAACATCTGGCACTCAACGAAGAGAGGTTAAGCGCTTATTTGGCACAATTCAAAGCATCGGGTTGCATCAGCGACGAGTTGATTGCCAACGAAACCCGTTTCTATCGCGCCTGCGCCAAACTTTGGCAAAACGAACCCAAAGACGAAGTCCCCTCGGGCTTGGGGGCTGACCGCTGGCTGTGTGCACAGGACTACGTTGCACCCTACAATACAGGCAAAGTAACATCGGTTATTGACGGCAACCGTGCACAGGCCAAACTCACCCTCTCCGACGGTAATTACAGCACCGATTTTACCTACGAAATGGTCAAAGAAAACGGAAAATGGCTCATTGCCAAGTTAGGCTGCGATTCGGGTGTGGCTTACTAA
- a CDS encoding glycosyltransferase family 2 protein, giving the protein MDINKLSIIIPAYNEERTIHLILDKIKQVRLTNNIAKEIIIINDCSKDDTEGAIKRYMAANPDMDIQYYKHEVNKGKGAALHTGISKATGEYLVIQDADLEYDPKEYNLLLQPILDGFADVVYGSRFMGGSPHRVLFFLHSIGNQILTFVSNMFTNLNLTDMETCYKMFRTDIIQKIKLKEKRFGFEPEVTAKIARVPKIRIYEVGISYYGRTYEEGKKIGWKDGVRAFYCMLKYNIFDRSM; this is encoded by the coding sequence ATGGATATCAACAAACTTTCAATTATCATCCCTGCCTACAACGAAGAACGGACTATTCATCTGATTCTGGACAAAATAAAACAAGTTCGGCTCACCAATAATATTGCCAAAGAGATAATCATTATCAACGATTGCTCAAAAGATGACACAGAAGGCGCTATCAAACGCTACATGGCCGCCAACCCCGATATGGACATCCAGTACTACAAGCACGAAGTAAATAAAGGGAAAGGCGCAGCCCTCCACACGGGTATCAGCAAGGCAACGGGCGAGTACCTCGTGATTCAGGATGCCGACTTGGAATATGACCCCAAGGAATACAACCTGCTGCTGCAACCTATTTTGGACGGCTTTGCCGATGTGGTTTATGGTTCACGGTTTATGGGAGGCAGCCCGCACCGCGTGCTGTTTTTCCTGCACTCTATTGGCAATCAGATTCTTACGTTCGTTTCCAATATGTTCACCAATTTGAACCTGACCGATATGGAAACGTGCTATAAGATGTTTCGCACCGATATTATTCAGAAAATCAAACTCAAAGAAAAACGCTTCGGGTTCGAGCCGGAAGTAACCGCCAAAATTGCTCGAGTACCTAAAATACGCATCTACGAAGTGGGTATCTCCTATTATGGCAGAACCTATGAAGAGGGCAAGAAAATCGGCTGGAAAGACGGTGTGCGAGCCTTCTACTGCATGTTGAAGTACAATATTTTTGACCGCTCAATGTAG